Proteins from a genomic interval of Providencia stuartii:
- the nfi gene encoding deoxyribonuclease V (cleaves DNA at apurinic or apyrimidinic sites), producing the protein MTIDTHLLRQQQIENAQRVVLRDEDLQPTLIGGADVGFEQQGAITRAVIAVLSWPDLQLVEYQIARIPTQLPYIPGLLSFREVPGLVAAWEQLNHKPELVLVDGQGIAHPRRFGVACHFGLQVDIPTIGVAKSRLYGDYKLVDEEKDSVQPLTHGEEPLGWVLRSKKRCNPLFISPGHKVSVDSSLKWVEGCLKGYRLPEPTRFADGIASNRAFFERMKGKSS; encoded by the coding sequence ATGACAATAGATACCCACTTGTTGCGACAACAGCAAATAGAAAACGCACAACGGGTTGTATTACGTGATGAGGATTTACAACCGACTTTGATTGGTGGAGCCGATGTTGGTTTTGAACAACAAGGCGCTATCACACGTGCGGTGATAGCGGTTTTATCTTGGCCCGACTTACAATTGGTTGAATATCAGATTGCACGAATACCGACTCAGTTACCTTATATCCCTGGATTACTCTCTTTTCGTGAAGTGCCCGGGTTGGTAGCGGCTTGGGAACAACTCAATCATAAACCTGAATTAGTGTTAGTTGATGGGCAAGGAATCGCTCATCCTCGACGTTTTGGTGTTGCATGCCATTTTGGCTTACAGGTTGATATTCCCACAATCGGGGTTGCTAAAAGTCGATTGTATGGCGACTATAAATTGGTCGATGAGGAAAAAGACAGTGTCCAACCACTGACCCATGGAGAAGAACCACTTGGATGGGTGCTGAGAAGCAAAAAGCGTTGTAACCCACTGTTTATTTCGCCAGGTCACAAAGTGAGTGTTGACTCTTCCTTAAAATGGGTCGAAGGTTGTTTGAAGGGCTACAGACTCCCAGAGCCAACACGTTTTGCGGATGGAATTGCCTCGAATCGAGCGTTTTTTGAGCGAATGAAAGGGAAATCTAGCTAA
- a CDS encoding YjaG family protein — protein sequence MLRNPIHLRLEKLESWQHVTFMACLCERMYPNFQMFCQQSSFADAKVYRAILDLVWETLVVKDSKINFDNQLEKLEEIIPSADDFDMYGVYPAIDACIALGEVIHSKLSGETLSHAIAVSEVSIRTVAMLEMTQAGKEMSEQELKELSSVEEEWDIQWEIFRLLAACEERDLELINGLKADLREAGVSNIGIAIS from the coding sequence ATGTTAAGAAATCCCATTCATTTGAGGTTGGAAAAACTAGAAAGCTGGCAACATGTTACTTTTATGGCATGCTTGTGCGAAAGAATGTACCCCAACTTTCAAATGTTTTGCCAACAAAGTTCGTTTGCTGATGCAAAAGTTTACCGCGCCATACTTGATTTGGTTTGGGAAACACTGGTCGTAAAAGATAGCAAAATTAATTTCGACAATCAGTTAGAAAAATTAGAGGAAATCATCCCATCGGCTGATGATTTTGACATGTATGGCGTTTATCCAGCGATTGATGCTTGTATTGCCTTAGGCGAAGTCATTCACTCTAAATTAAGCGGTGAGACCCTGAGTCATGCTATTGCGGTTAGTGAAGTGTCGATTCGTACCGTTGCTATGCTCGAAATGACGCAAGCCGGAAAGGAAATGTCAGAGCAGGAACTAAAAGAATTATCCTCTGTTGAGGAGGAATGGGATATCCAGTGGGAAATTTTCCGTTTACTGGCTGCCTGTGAAGAGCGAGACTTAGAGTTAATTAATGGATTAAAAGCTGACCTCCGCGAGGCGGGAGTCAGTAATATTGGCATTGCAATCAGCTAA
- a CDS encoding HU family DNA-binding protein, which produces MNKTELVDAIAESADLTKVQAKAALESTLNAISETLKKGEQVQLVGFGTFKVSHRAERTGRNPQTREEITIPATNVPAFSAGKALKEAVK; this is translated from the coding sequence ATGAACAAGACTGAATTAGTTGATGCTATCGCAGAATCAGCAGATCTGACTAAAGTACAGGCAAAAGCAGCATTAGAATCAACACTGAATGCTATCTCAGAAACGCTGAAAAAAGGCGAGCAAGTACAACTGGTCGGTTTCGGTACTTTCAAAGTCAGCCACCGTGCAGAGCGTACCGGTCGTAACCCGCAAACTCGCGAAGAAATCACTATCCCAGCAACTAACGTTCCTGCTTTCTCTGCCGGTAAAGCACTGAAAGAAGCGGTAAAATAA
- a CDS encoding DUF1481 domain-containing protein, producing MLSACSSRSNFPEFSASGFIADNGVIRMWRLNDAKHDPQVLMVVYSPYKGTDTSVNFFEYRSGQLWQIRSQILNAGEQEIMEQLRFDKNDDVVFMQRVEKDRKTALSSDDIIRWRFEAKRILDINTALVVGDVKLYQGHWSQDKVVTCEGDTKKVIFEPYAQNWLENRAKVWHKQLNIAWLESPEGNQLLMVADTDFCRWQPSKDSL from the coding sequence ATGCTCAGCGCCTGTTCTTCTCGCTCTAACTTCCCTGAATTTAGTGCAAGTGGATTTATCGCTGATAATGGCGTAATCCGTATGTGGCGTCTGAACGATGCTAAACATGATCCTCAAGTGCTAATGGTGGTTTACAGCCCCTATAAAGGCACCGATACCTCAGTTAATTTCTTTGAATACCGTTCAGGTCAGCTTTGGCAAATCCGTAGCCAGATCTTAAATGCAGGCGAACAAGAAATCATGGAACAGCTTCGCTTTGATAAAAACGATGATGTCGTTTTTATGCAACGCGTAGAAAAAGATCGCAAAACAGCCCTGTCGTCTGATGATATTATCCGCTGGCGTTTTGAAGCGAAACGTATTCTCGATATTAATACAGCCCTAGTTGTTGGTGATGTTAAGTTGTATCAAGGTCACTGGTCACAAGACAAAGTGGTTACTTGTGAAGGCGATACCAAAAAAGTCATCTTTGAGCCTTATGCTCAGAATTGGTTAGAAAATCGGGCAAAGGTGTGGCATAAGCAATTAAATATTGCTTGGTTGGAATCGCCCGAAGGAAATCAGCTTTTGATGGTAGCAGATACGGATTTTTGTCGCTGGCAACCTAGTAAAGATTCATTGTAA
- the purD gene encoding phosphoribosylamine--glycine ligase: protein MNILIIGGGGREHALAWKAAQSPLADKVYVAPGNAGTALEPSLENVAISATDIDGLLTFAKEKQIGLTIVGPEAPLVLGVVDAFQKAGLTIFGPTQGAAQLEGSKAFTKDFLARHNIPTAAYQNFTEVEPALAYLDRVGAPIVIKADGLAAGKGVIVAMTLEEAKDAVQDMLAGNAFGDAGHRIVIEEFLDGEEASFIVMVDGENVIPMATSQDHKRVGDGDTGLNTGGMGAYSPAPVVTDEIHQRVMEQVIYPTVQGMDAEGHRYQGFLYAGLMIDKAGNPKVIEFNCRFGDPETQPIMMRLQSDLVELCLAGAKGELAGKGSSWDERPALGIVIAAGGYPGDYRNGDVILGLPTEEATDSKVFHAGTKLKDGDVVTAGGRVLCVTALGNDIAQAQQKAYQAAANIHWDGSFYRKDIGYRAIARLK from the coding sequence ATGAATATTTTAATTATTGGTGGTGGCGGCCGCGAACATGCTTTAGCGTGGAAAGCGGCACAATCTCCGCTTGCAGATAAAGTTTATGTCGCTCCAGGTAATGCAGGTACTGCATTAGAACCATCACTGGAAAATGTTGCTATTTCTGCAACTGATATTGATGGTTTATTAACGTTTGCAAAAGAAAAGCAAATTGGCTTAACCATTGTTGGGCCTGAGGCGCCTTTAGTACTTGGGGTGGTTGACGCATTTCAAAAAGCAGGCCTAACCATTTTTGGGCCGACTCAAGGAGCGGCTCAGCTAGAAGGCTCTAAGGCTTTTACTAAGGACTTCTTAGCTCGCCATAATATCCCAACCGCTGCCTATCAAAATTTTACCGAGGTAGAACCAGCATTAGCCTACTTAGATAGAGTCGGTGCCCCCATCGTAATTAAAGCCGATGGACTTGCTGCGGGTAAAGGTGTGATCGTCGCGATGACGCTCGAAGAAGCTAAAGATGCCGTACAGGATATGCTTGCGGGTAATGCATTTGGTGATGCAGGTCATCGTATCGTTATTGAGGAATTCCTTGATGGCGAAGAAGCCAGTTTTATCGTCATGGTGGATGGTGAAAATGTTATTCCTATGGCAACCAGTCAAGATCACAAACGTGTTGGTGATGGTGATACCGGATTGAATACTGGCGGTATGGGGGCATATTCCCCCGCTCCTGTTGTGACAGATGAGATCCACCAACGCGTTATGGAACAAGTTATCTATCCAACAGTGCAAGGGATGGATGCAGAAGGTCATCGCTATCAAGGTTTCCTCTATGCAGGACTCATGATTGACAAAGCAGGCAATCCAAAAGTTATCGAGTTTAACTGCCGTTTTGGTGATCCTGAAACTCAGCCAATTATGATGCGTCTACAATCTGATCTCGTTGAATTATGTCTTGCTGGCGCAAAAGGTGAGTTAGCAGGTAAGGGTTCATCATGGGATGAGCGCCCTGCATTAGGCATTGTTATTGCTGCGGGTGGTTACCCTGGCGACTATCGTAACGGTGATGTGATCCTCGGCTTACCAACCGAAGAAGCGACAGATAGCAAAGTGTTCCATGCGGGAACAAAACTGAAAGATGGCGATGTCGTAACGGCTGGCGGGCGCGTACTGTGTGTCACAGCCCTCGGTAATGATATTGCTCAAGCACAGCAAAAAGCCTATCAAGCCGCGGCAAATATCCATTGGGATGGCAGTTTTTACCGTAAAGATATTGGCTATCGTGCCATTGCACGTTTGAAGTAA
- the purH gene encoding bifunctional phosphoribosylaminoimidazolecarboxamide formyltransferase/IMP cyclohydrolase → MQQLRPIRRALLSVSDKTGVVEFAKALSQRGVELLSTGGTAKLLAESGLNVTEVSDYTGFPEMMDGRVKTLHPKVHGGILGRRGIDDAIMQQHAIEPIDMVVVNLYPFAQTVAKPNCTLEDAVENIDIGGPTMVRSAAKNHKDVAIVVNCLDYEKIIEELDNHDNSLNWSTRFDLAIKAFEHTAAYDSMIANYFGELVAPYYGDTTQPSGRFPRTLNLNFIKKQDMRYGENSHQDAAFYIEENPQEASIATATQIQGKALSYNNIADTDAALECVKSFEEPACVIVKHANPCGVAIGNNIHAAYERAFKTDPTSAFGGIIAFNRMLDKTTAEAIIERQFVEVIIAPTVADDALSILATKQNVRVLTCGEWNKPIAGLDFKRVNGGLLVQDRDLGMVQADELRVVTKRQPTERELKDAMFCWKVAKFVKSNAIVYAKNDMTIGIGAGQMSRVYSAKIAGIKAADEGLEVAGCAMASDAFFPFRDGIDAAAAVGVTCVIQPGGSIRDNEVIDAANEHGIAMIFTNMRHFRH, encoded by the coding sequence ATGCAACAGCTTCGTCCTATTCGTCGTGCCCTTCTCAGTGTTTCTGATAAAACAGGTGTTGTTGAATTCGCTAAGGCGCTTTCTCAGCGAGGTGTTGAACTGCTCTCTACCGGTGGAACCGCAAAACTGCTTGCAGAGTCAGGGTTAAACGTTACCGAAGTTTCAGACTATACGGGGTTCCCTGAAATGATGGATGGGCGAGTAAAAACACTACACCCTAAAGTGCATGGTGGTATTTTAGGCCGCCGAGGTATAGATGATGCTATCATGCAACAGCATGCTATCGAGCCGATAGATATGGTCGTTGTAAATTTATATCCATTCGCACAAACAGTTGCCAAACCTAATTGCACTTTAGAAGATGCTGTTGAGAACATCGATATTGGTGGGCCAACAATGGTTCGCTCTGCGGCTAAAAACCATAAAGATGTCGCGATTGTTGTTAACTGCCTTGATTACGAAAAAATCATAGAAGAACTCGATAATCACGATAATTCATTAAATTGGTCCACACGTTTTGACCTTGCAATTAAAGCATTCGAACATACCGCTGCGTATGACAGCATGATTGCTAACTATTTTGGTGAGCTAGTCGCTCCTTATTATGGTGATACAACACAGCCTTCCGGACGCTTTCCTCGTACCTTGAATTTAAATTTCATTAAAAAACAAGATATGCGCTATGGCGAAAACAGCCATCAAGATGCCGCTTTCTATATAGAAGAAAATCCTCAAGAAGCGTCTATCGCAACAGCGACACAGATCCAAGGCAAGGCATTGTCTTATAATAATATAGCGGACACAGATGCCGCTTTGGAATGCGTAAAATCTTTTGAAGAGCCTGCGTGTGTGATAGTCAAACACGCTAACCCTTGTGGTGTTGCAATCGGTAACAACATCCACGCGGCGTATGAACGTGCATTTAAAACCGATCCAACTTCGGCTTTTGGTGGCATTATCGCATTTAACCGTATGCTAGATAAAACGACCGCCGAAGCCATTATTGAACGTCAATTCGTTGAAGTCATTATCGCGCCAACCGTTGCAGACGATGCGCTTTCTATATTAGCAACAAAGCAAAATGTTCGAGTTCTGACCTGTGGAGAGTGGAATAAACCTATTGCGGGGCTAGATTTCAAACGTGTTAATGGCGGTTTGCTAGTACAAGATCGTGATTTAGGCATGGTTCAGGCCGATGAGCTACGTGTAGTCACAAAACGTCAACCGACTGAACGTGAATTAAAAGATGCTATGTTCTGCTGGAAGGTGGCTAAATTTGTGAAGTCCAATGCGATTGTGTATGCCAAAAACGATATGACAATTGGAATTGGTGCAGGCCAAATGAGTCGAGTCTACTCAGCCAAAATAGCGGGTATCAAAGCCGCCGATGAAGGCTTAGAAGTCGCAGGTTGTGCAATGGCATCCGATGCCTTTTTCCCATTCCGAGATGGTATTGATGCAGCAGCAGCAGTTGGTGTCACTTGCGTGATCCAGCCTGGAGGCTCTATTCGCGATAACGAAGTCATTGATGCCGCTAACGAACATGGTATTGCCATGATTTTCACGAATATGCGTCATTTCCGCCATTAA